In Ammospiza nelsoni isolate bAmmNel1 chromosome 11, bAmmNel1.pri, whole genome shotgun sequence, the genomic window TAGTATTAAACCACTGGAAGAATAAACCCTTCTCGGTTGTCCTGTGCTCTTTGCACAACCCCGGGGTGAGTTCCTATTTGGAACACTCACAGACCAAGCAGAAGCAACTGATCTCCCATCAGCTGAACCACTTATTGGAAGTgagcagcccagcctgagccctGGAGAGCACGGCTTTGTGGTGCTCCCCTGGCTGCGATCCGGACACAGCCTCACCAGGCTCGGGAGCCATTCggcctcagagcagcagtgacacaAACGAGAGGGGTGGTGGGCACTGAACGAGAGCGGCACCAAGTCTGCCAGGATAACGGCTGTAACAGCGCCGGAGGGGGCTTTCCCAACGCCCCCCAACGTCCCGAGCCCCCTGACGGGGCCGGCCGTGCTCAGAGCAGCCCGCTACCACACCCGGCCCTGAGGCGCGGCCGGGCtcccgccccgggcccgccaCGGCGCCCTCAGCcgggcccgcccccgcccgcccctcgCTGGGCGGGGCCGTTGCTACGGGGCGCGCGCGGCGCGGGAACCGAACGGCGGCCGCGGGGCGTCATGGCCGCCCTGTGCGAGGTGAGCGCCGGCCGGGCGGGAACGGAACGGACCAGCACAGCCcgtgtggggctgctgaggcGGGACCGGGGCATCCCGCCGAGCGGGGGAGAGGCGGTGGCAGCGGCAGCTCTTGGGCCGCTGTGTCCCAGCCGGCAGGGATGTGACACTGCCCGGAAGAGTGAAAGGacaaggcagggctggtgcagtGTCTGGTGCTGTGGGGGGCCCTGAGGCCGCGGTGGCGGTgggaggcagtgctgggctcgGAGGGGTTCatgcaggtggggctggggacagaggggttCGGGGAGCCTAATGCTGGGGTGTAGCCCTGGGTGTGGGGTGCTGTGCAGCCGGGGTTGGTCTGTGTTTGTTTGTGGAGAGCGGCACCTCCGGGCTCTTGGAGGGGTTCTGGGTCTCCGGGGGGCCGGACTGAGCGGGGAGCGCTGCCTTGCTCTGGGACTGGGTGCTGGGCTCTGGTCAAATCCTGAGTGTGGGATTGCCAGGGAGGCAGTGGCAATGTGTGAGAGCAAGGACTGAAGGCTGACCAGCCTGTCCTGAACGATTTTCAAGTGTTAAAAGCTCTTGTAATAGTTCTCTCAGGTCTTTGTTTTTTTGCGTGGCCTCCGGCTTTTGTTGGCCTTTGCAGCAAGGTGCTGTGGGTGGGGTTAGGTGTCAGTCTGTTTTGCTGCAATTCTCATTTGTCCTGCCTGTTTCAACAGGTGTGTTAAATCTTGTGAGTTTGCCTCTTCTGTGCAAATAATGGCCTCTTGGCTACACCTGAGCTGAGATGAGCAGCTGTCAAAGCAAAGCTGAGCTTGGCTGCCTGCTCAGGTGATCATGGACATGGCTTATCTGTTCTACAGTCAGCTTTAGagtctctgtgccagcagcgTGTTGTAAAAGTGCATGAGGGATTTGTGCAGTCACTCAACATCCAAGCTAATAACACCTTGGATAAtttgcttcttttaaaatttatggtATATGTGAGATTTGTGTTTTGTGTTGTGCAGTTGCCTGCACAATGGTTCTTGCCTCTGCCTGTTTTTTTGTGGGGTGAATATGTGGCTTGGTTCACTTCTTCTAGAAATAAAATGATTTTATTGTACAAAGATGGTTCTTAAATCTGTACTGTCTAAACATTCTTGTCTTCTAGGAAGATCCATCCCTGGAGAGGCACTTCAAAGGCCACAGAGATGCTGTCACTAGTGTGGACTTCAGTCGTGCTAAGAAACAATTGGGTAAATTGTCTGTGTTTTGGTGGCCAGAGGATAAAGAAAGAGCTGTTCTGCTTTAGTTAGATAGGGGGAACAGTGGAAGTAACTGAGCTCTGCAACAGCAAaaggtcctgctgctgcttcctgctaACAGCAAGTTGAGCACTGCTCCACTCACCTTCCAAGCTTGTGTTTTTAGAATGTTGTGAAGAACTGCTGAGCTGACTTTGGTCAATGTTTTGCCACAAGGGAGAGGTCTTGGAGGGAGGTGTAGCCAGCCTGCTTTTAAGACACCAACTCAGTGGTCTTCTCTGCTTAATCTGAAGTGACATTTAACCTGCTGCAGCTAATGCCTTTGCCCATAAGAAAGTGAAGAGATAACCTTCATTTCCTGAGTGTGTGGACGATTTGCAACCTGTGGCTGTTGCATGTCTGGACTCTTGGAATTAAATTGTCAGTCTAAAGTAATGCATGGCTGGCCTTGTTTTCTTTGAATTACTAATGAAATTATATGCATGACAATAATGAAATCCACAGCTTGCAATAGACCGGTGAAGCTTCAAGGGCAATGTATTGAGACTGCTGGAAGCTACGATGGAGAGCTGAGTGTGAAATGTAGTTTTTCTGTAATTGGAGGAGAGCTAATGCAagtttggttttgtgtggttttgtttttccttttttatttcagcaagTGGCTCAATGGATTCGTGCCTGATGATCTGGAGCATGAAGCCTCAGATGAGAGCCTATCGCTTCTTGGGCCACAAAGATGCAGTGTTGTGTGTCCAGTTCTCACCCTCTGGTCACCTCGTGGCTTCAGGCTCTAGAGACAAAACAGTTCGTTTGTGGATCCCTAGTGTGTGAGTACCTGTCCCTTCTGCCTCTCTTTGTGTTTCACTGTGGCTTGGAATTTCTCCTTAGTGTTTTGTAGCAGTTCTCTGGCTATGGGACAGGGATCTGTTGGAGGGAAAGAAGAACCACTGTGTCTTTGTCTTCTCTTCAGTCTGTGGATATGGAGCTCCTGGTGGTACAGTACATGCTGGAGGACAGATTTTGGACTGAGAGTTCCATAAACCTGTTAGATCTCTAAATACACTCTGCTTTGGATCTCTAAATATGTCTTGTGCTTATTAGccagaaaaatgcatttatttggAAATGATGtgtaaagaaaaatgaacacaTTTGAATTGTCTTGCCTGGCTGAGTTAATGGCAGATTGCTCACAGCTGTACAGTATCAGGTGTGCTGAATTCGTGTGTGATGTGGCACTGGAATGGCCAGCTGGGCATGGGCCATTACAGGAGCAGTTGGGAGGTCGTTGCCTGCTTGGCTCTTGTTTGAATGAGCTGTGAAAACACCTCACTCTTTGCCTGCCTTGCAGCAAAGTACCTGGCAAGAGTACAGAACCAAAGTGTCTTCTTTTACATTGATCTTTTTGTGTTTAAATGGTTCCACAAATTAGCtgtggcatttttttcccctttatagGAAACATGGGTTGTTTCCTGTTGGATTGGCCTCCAGTATGGAACTGGAGCAACTGGTTTTAGCTGTGTATTCTGTACTGCTCATGAAGCATGAGCAACTTTGGGGTCGATCAATGTTTTTATCCTACTGTGGTCACATGCAGTTCCCATAGAAGTGATGGTTGCTAGCACTGCTCAgcatgcagcagctctgtgctttcagttacagaaaacaaatgcatttgCTGCCCTTTGTGCAGTTTTAAAGAGCTCTTCCCTTTTGTGTAGCAAGGGAGAATCGACTGTGTTCAAGGCTCACACAGGAACCGTGAGAAGTGTTCATTTCTCCAGCGATGGCCAGTCCTTAGTTACAGCTTCTGATGACAAAACCATCAAAGTGTGGACGGTTCACAGGCAGAAGTTTCTGTTCTCACTGAGTCAGCACATCAACTGGGTTCGCTGTGCCAGGTGAGTGCAGCCCTCTGACAGACAGAGATGGAGATTTATCCCTCAAAGCAGAGGCTCAGTGTCATGGTCTGGTGCAACACATTTCTGTTCAGGGTGGTTCACGTGTGTCTAGTGACTGAAATACATTGCTGACCTGCAGAGACATTCTTTGAGTAATTATCTGTACCCACGTTGTGTTTCTCCAGTAATCTGTGAAGCAGAGGCTTTCCTGCTTTGTgatttgttctgtgttttatttttatctggtAAGGAGAGTTCTGTGTCTTGAAGTTgctaataggaaaaaaaaggagaggttTCTGCTGTTATTTCAGCTTAGTTTCTTTAGACTTGTCATTCCCCTTGTTAAAATGATCACCAGTGCTACCtctaaaatgttttaagtgCTGCCATGATAAGAACATTATTTCCTGATAACGGTTTCAGATTTGGTTTCAAGGAGTTATTTATGCATACGTGTATCTAGGCTAAAGCCATGGTTCCTCTGTAGGTGAAGAGTTCATTACAGTTGTGGAACATGGTGGTGGCAGTGGCTGGTAGCACTCTAGATGACCACAGAAGAGCAGAAAGGATGTTTTTCCAGTATGTCTGATAATCTGGAGTTAGGGACTCAAGTCCTGATTCTGTAATGTGTATATCTGTGAAGAGAGGTCTGGATCTGTCATGTATGTGATATTTTGAGATGGGAACTTAATATATTCTCTTAAGTCACTGGAATGGTGaaggccctgctgcagctgttttCTTGTGAGTGGCTATGTTGCTCTGAACTCTTGTGGCAAAGGCAGGAATTGTTTTGCAACTTGAGGTACACTTAAATTGAAACAAGTAAGACACAAGATCTTAAGTCAGACTCAAGACTTTCCTGAGGGTTATTTTATGTGCTCATGGAGTTAGGGATAGTTTGAGTACTTAGggcttgctttcttttccctcaaCTTAGTGATTGGATTTTCAGTCTCACTGATGCCTCTGTGACTTTTTGAGAAGCTAGGTGTGTTTACCAACATGACAAAACACCTGGCCAAATTCAGTCGACCCTGTACTCCTTTCATTTGATGGCTTTTGTTAATTGCTGTCACTCTTGTCTTAGATTCTCTCCTGATGGACGATTGATAGTGTCATCCAGTGATGATAAAACTGTCAAGCTGTGGGACAAAACCAGCAGAGAATGCATCCACTCCTTCTGTGAGCATGGAGGGTAAGTACCTGGTGGTGATGTCTGAAGTGGGGAATTTACACCTGGTTTGTGAGGTTCAGAGGTCCCTGTCCTGGCAATTATAAAACTGCTTGAAAAACCATCTTGCAAAAGCACCTCTTGCAAGAGCAGCCAGTGTGAGGGCCCAGTCCAGAATTGCCCTGGCCCCTTTGACTGCTCAAGGTTAGAACTGTGAGGGTTATATTTCAGTAACTGTCCAGCACATCAAGCCTCAGTTTCTTTGTGCTTAATTATTTTTGGAGATGCTTAAATTCCTTAtctcttcttttattttgctctgAGTTGACATAAATTAGAAGTGCAAAAGTGTACTGACAGAATGGCACTTGGATGCTTTGATTCATCTTCAAGTTTTTAAATAATGAGGTTATTCAAACCCCCCGCTTTGCCTTCAGAAAAATAGCTGTTAAATTTGGAATGTAGCAAAAGATAATTTACCCAGAAACATAAAACAAGTCCTCAGAGAACTGAGACTGGAATCTCCCTAATTCATTGCTGCACTGAATTTCTAGtgcaatattttcttctttctaggTAATATACAGTGATGGTAAGACAAAttcagacatttatttttttcaatgctCTTAAGTATGTGTCTTGTCCAAACAACCTATTAAAATAGCTCAGTTTTTTTTCAGTACTTGCTACAAGAATAGTCAAAAGATAACTCCTCACCAAACAAATtggataaaattaattaattatctTTTCCTGAAGGGTCTGAAGCTTTTATTGTAATTATGTTTTCAAACTAAAAATTGATTTGACTCAggtccaggaagaaatttggcCTCAGCCTTGCTACTTTCCAAGGGGCAACATATGATTTCAGGCACAAATTCACTAAGTTCCATCTTAAATTtaattaacagaagaaaaatctctgTTCAGTGTTGTACGCATCACTCTGGAAATAATGTTAATATAGTAGAAGATATATATTATGCAAACATTAAATGAAGACTTGAAAATGTTGTTGTGACAGTTGGATCCATCAGATTTCAGGAGGTTTGTGTCTGCAGCTCCTACACCTGCAATGTGAACTACTGAAGATGTGCTTAGGTAGGAGCCTGCAGTCTGGCTGGGGTTAGAAACAAGGTCttaaaagaaattcagaaaaatcaatattCAGGTTATTTCCTCGTTTCTTTAATGCTCAGTGAGTCATGCTGTAGCACCCCTTGTTGAAGAGGCATTTTTGGTGTGCAGCAGGAGTTGCAGTCAGCAGTTGGGTTTGGTGCTGTTGCAGGTTTGTGAACCACGTGGATTTCCATCCCAGCGGTAACTGCATTGCCGCGGGCAGCACGGACAGCACTGTGAAGCTCTGGGACGTCAGGATGaacaaactgctgcagcactACCAAGGCAAGTCAACAGCTTACAGCAGCTGAACCTTTCCATCTATTGATGCCAGTTGCTCTGAAATCCAAGGATTGTTtctccatcagctgctgcttttccaaaaaGGCACTGGGTTAGGCCTGCCAGCAGGAGCCTTTCTTCACCAGACGTCATGCTTTGCTTTGTGTTTAGCTCCAGAGCTAATCCTGAGGCTGTCCCACGTTACAGGTGGGCATGGGTCTTACCTGTGATGCCATTTGGCTCCTATTCACTGTTACTGAGAAGGTGCTGTGCAATAAAAAGGATGTGGCCTCTGCCTCTGAATAAGCCTATAGGAGGAGTCAGAATTGTATTCCAGCAATTCAGACTGTTAGGTTCTTTTAtaagaaaattaggaaaagttaaacaaaaggaaaatcaaaatcaaTCAATAGCAATTCTATACTATGATCCATGTTTATGGTTCCTTTTCCAAACTCTGTTTTTCAGCTTCCATAATTAGCTTTGATGATGCCAAATGGCATCTCTTCCCATTACATGTTCTTGTCCCACTGATTGGTGCTGCTCTTTGGTAGATCTGGATAGGAAAAGGGtgctttcccttccctgccagctTCTGTGAGATTGATTGACCTATTCTGTGCATTAGTTTCTTCAGCCAAAATGTGGCTTTTCTTTGCTAATAACAGTTTTTAAGGCTGctgtgatattttaaaatgaatgcaTTCTCCAGCACTGTTTTCAGTGTTGGTAGCTTATTAAACTTAATTTTGCTAACTTTTCCCTGAGGAACTGCTTCTGGCATGCTCATAAAGCAGATCAGAGACATGGGGCTGGAGCTTGGTGTGTCCTTTCTGCCCTCAACATAAGCTTTTGTGCATTCCTGCTGTGACAGCCTCCCTCTTCAGTCATTCTTCTGGATCACAGTCACTCCCAGCTCTCTGATAGTTAACAAAATCTAATAGAAATCAAACTTTTTGGTGACTGTTGTTCTGATTTGTCAGTATTGAGTGGGCAATTTGTGTAATAAGCATTGTTAGCTTGTGGCCCATATCAAAACTTGGAAATGCCTTCCTGAAGTCTTGTTGCTAAAATCAGTAGTGTTTTTAAATACTTGGGCAGCGTCAGGTTGTCCTTTAACCTGCTTTATCAGCTTTTCAATGGTGGCAAGATCTGCAGTGCATGTTTCCAGCCACAGTATAACTTGGCTCAAAAGTTGTCTCTTCCTGCTTTCCACTTACTGCTATTAAATTGTCCAAATCTGATGTGATTTAGGCTTGGCTGCcaggtttattttttgtcttaCAATGACATATTTCCCTGGTATCCCACCCTTTCTGAATGGCATTTTAGTGTGACACCCTTGCTATTGAAGTGATCATTTTCCTGGGGTGAGTGTTATTTTTAACAGCTACTGTGTAAATCCTAACTGTGGATTAAACCTTTAactaaaaatagtaataatagctGAAGAAACCTTAAATTGCAGTGGTGGATTTTTGCAATCACTTCATGCGCCTGTGGCTACAAACTGATGTGTTTGTAACATGTTCTGGGGATGTTTATAAACCCTGCCTTTCTGAGGGTTTATACATATCTCATTTTGACTAAATCTGATTTAGTTTTGTGTCTCCCCTGTGAGGCTGCCACTCCTGCCCCACTAGATGGCATCTGTGCCTTCAGAATGTGCTGATGCTGCCTGATTGCCAGGGACTCCATTTTAAACGTGGAGTTAATTGATGAGTGGCCCTGCCTCGGGCTCTTGCGTCTGAAGTTGGGCTGCTTTCCAGCACTGATTAGTCTTTTAGCAGTGTTGCTCTTGTTGCCAGCACTTGTTCCAACTGTGACATTTGTAAATGAAAGTTGGAAGTAGAGAGCAAGCTGCAAAACCTTTTGTATGGTGTGTTTTTCTTTGAGCCAAGCAAAGTATGCTCTGGTCACGTTTACTGTACAGGAGAACACACAGATGCTTTATTTGGTTCTCTGCTTGGCACGGACTCTTTTGTACAGCCCCTACAAAAATGGCCAGTGTTTACTGCCTGACATTTTTTCCCTGTCCAAAGCTGTGTGGGGGACACCTCTGTAGCAGGTCTATGGAAACAGCTCTAACCTGttttttattcctatttaaaaagaataattgGTACTTCTATTCAGTTTGGATGGGACTGATGGTGGTTATCTGTTCAGTGGAGACTGTGGCTGTTTCAAATTCATCCTAATTTATCTACTTGCTGGTGTTACTGAGGGTTGCATTACATAAAAGAAATGCTGTTGGCCTTGGGACAGTTTTGAGCAGGCTGGGAGGACTCAGTTTTAGATGTTCACCCCCAGTATAAGTCCCCTAAGAGGCTCTTCTTACTTTGCTAGGGCTTGGCTGGCAGAAGGATGGGCTTGTAGCAATGAGTCACTGGGAGATGCCACCTGGTGCTGCCCTGGATTTCTTGCTCACAGCATGAAATCAAGTGAGGTGGCAGGATGTGTTTGCCCTTTTTTGGAGAGGTGTTATGAATGGTCTTGTGGGAGGTATGAGCTGCCTTGACAGTAGAGATGAACTTTACTCTGAGTTTAGAAGAGCCAGTAACTCCTTGGGCACAGAAGCTGTGACTACTTATGCAGCTACAGTCTGTGTGACTTTTCCATTATGGAAAGGATTTTTTGTGAAGCTGGAAATCCTTTATTTACCTTCTAGAACTTGGAAATGTGATACATTACTAACCTTGTCTATTTCTGATGTGATTCCTTTCAGGACTTTCCTTAGTTGACAAGATACGTTTACATTTATCTGAATATAGATTCTAAGGGGGTGAGGAATACTACAAATTCCTCAGAATAAGATTTTCAAGGGAAAAAGATATTTATCACTCTTTCATAAGAAAAAACTCCACACagacctttttttccttcaatagGTAGCATGATACAGGGTAGGGGGTAGAGGAAGATATAGCTGTGTGACAGAGACAGTATTTACCAAGAAGAAGAACAGTTTAGAAGTTACCTGTGTTaaggttttcttctgttttgtaaCAGTCTGGGTCAAGAGGAGTTGTTTTCAGAGCTTAGCTGAGGTATTTAGTGTTCCTGAGAATTTCAAAAGTAGAGACATTCTGTTTTACAGTTGAGCAAGGTTATTTCAGCTATCTGCTTCAAATCCAcatatgcaaaaaatatttgcttctaATGTACTTAAAATGGTATTTTAAGGGATTTCTTAATATGCAGTGTGGATTCAAAATGCACAGTAGACTCTCAACAGAATATAAATTTAGTTGGGTGTGATGTATCAGAAGTAGTAGATTTGAGATACCAGAACATTTGGAGGGCATATAGTATAATTAGGAATAATTGGATGGTTAAATCCCTCCTCAGGCATATTAATATTCTGCAGTGTCACATACACTCAGGAAGCTGGGCATATGTGAGGTACTGCATGTTCTCATAAATAAATATGTTCAATAGCCTGTTCTGCAAGAgtttggggagggaaaaaaagtcatatATTAAATGTTTAATGTTACTGAACTTCAGTGAAGTTTGACTTTTTTCCTAGAACATTTTCTTTAgcttttttcagaataaatcTTGGCCTTCATCTTCATGCAGGGAAAATGGCTTTATTGCAAGTTCACACTCTTGATAGTTCGGCTGTTTGTATTTGTTCTAAATTTTTGGCGAGACAAATAGGATGTCTGAGGAAATAATGCTTGTACTGGACCATTTTCAAGTTGCTCTTATTTCCTAGTTTCTCTTAACCCCAGTCCTGGCTAGAGTCAGATAGTAAACCAGAAGAAGTTGTGCAGTGTCAACTCTGAGTGTCTTCCATTGTAATTTCAGTCTTCTCAGTGTCCTGAGATGCAGATTTTAATCTAGAATGACTTAGGAGTGAGACCAGCAGCTCCACAGTAGTAAAGTACATCAATGTCCAGCACTTTCACAGAATCCTGTAGTTCACTTGCACATACAGTACATTTTGGGCTATACTGGAAGCTTTTGTAACATTAAATCTCTCAGAATAATTGGCAAagcttcctttttcctttcagtaAAGTAGTGCCTATTTTTACAAGAATTGAGTTACTGTTATTCTTCTCCAGTGCTTTGAAGAGTTTTTGTGGAATGTTTCCCCCATGATAATTTTCCTGTTAAATTTTATAACAGAAAATTGCAATGTGCTAGtgctttattttgttcttttgccTTGGGCTTATGTAAACTGGTCTTGGTGACtattatacttttttttttttccatccttaGTGCACAGCTCTGTGGTCAACAGCCTTTCCTTTCATCCCTCTGGAAACTATCTGGTTACTGCTTCCAGTGATTCAACTCTGAAGATTCTGGACTTGTTAGAAGGAAGACTTCTCTATACTCTGCATGGTCACCAGGTGAGGCAAAGCCTTTTTTACAGTAATGTACAGACTCACAATAAACTGAGCAAATGCATGCTTGAGACTTTCTTTGTGACCAGAAATTGTTTGAAAGCTTCCTTGTGTAAAATCATTATTATAATGCTAATAATCTTTGAGATCATCACTGTTTTGaggggaaggaggtggaggtgAGGCAGGAAtggagagaagagaaagcaagACTAAAAGCGAGTTCCAATACTGAGGATTCAAGTCTGAGGCAgaaggagctcagagcagcacccTTGACTCTGACTGACCCTGTCAGCCTCCAGTGCAGCTCTGTCTCCCTCCCTCTAGAGAGCTGCAAATAACACTTGGCCCCCTGACACAGGTGTTCTGAAGATAAGTGCTGTTCACCTGGCAGGAGACTCAAGAACAGTAGCAGTAAAATAGAGGATATCTATTTTGGGATTTGATTTGGGAACATCTTGTTAATGGACTGAATCATACAATTGAAGGTGATAAATGGTGCTGGTTGGTTAAGTTTAACTGATTGGCCTATTAGTATTATGCTGCTGGATGTGTTGCTTGTAAGGTTAATTTT contains:
- the POC1A gene encoding POC1 centriolar protein homolog A isoform X6, with translation MDSCLMIWSMKPQMRAYRFLGHKDAVLCVQFSPSGHLVASGSRDKTVRLWIPSVKGESTVFKAHTGTVRSVHFSSDGQSLVTASDDKTIKVWTVHRQKFLFSLSQHINWVRCARFSPDGRLIVSSSDDKTVKLWDKTSRECIHSFCEHGGFVNHVDFHPSGNCIAAGSTDSTVKLWDVRMNKLLQHYQVHSSVVNSLSFHPSGNYLVTASSDSTLKILDLLEGRLLYTLHGHQGPATCVAFSRDGDLFASGGSDEQVMVWKTNFDADYGEVVKPQKYCSSVDGTHGTGQSEMDGGIHHKKTKTQDSVRTHEQQEEENSLANTLEHIMGQLDVLTQTVSILEQRLTLTEDKLKECLETQQKIIQNRTN
- the POC1A gene encoding POC1 centriolar protein homolog A isoform X3 → MAALCEEDPSLERHFKGHRDAVTSVDFSRAKKQLASGSMDSCLMIWSMKPQMRAYRFLGHKDAVLCVQFSPSGHLVASGSRDKTVRLWIPSVKGESTVFKAHTGTVRSVHFSSDGQSLVTASDDKTIKVWTVHRQKFLFSLSQHINWVRCARFSPDGRLIVSSSDDKTVKLWDKTSRECIHSFCEHGGFVNHVDFHPSGNCIAAGSTDSTVKLWDVRMNKLLQHYQVHSSVVNSLSFHPSGNYLVTASSDSTLKILDLLEGRLLYTLHGHQGPATCVAFSRDGDLFASGGSDEQVMVWKTNFDADYGEVVKPQKYCSSVDGTHGTGQSEMDGGIHHKKTKTQDSVRTHEQQEEENSLANTLEHIMGQLDVLTQTVSILEQRLTLTEDKLKECLETQQKIIQNRTN
- the POC1A gene encoding POC1 centriolar protein homolog A isoform X2, coding for MKCLEEMTMRNTKKEDPSLERHFKGHRDAVTSVDFSRAKKQLASGSMDSCLMIWSMKPQMRAYRFLGHKDAVLCVQFSPSGHLVASGSRDKTVRLWIPSVKGESTVFKAHTGTVRSVHFSSDGQSLVTASDDKTIKVWTVHRQKFLFSLSQHINWVRCARFSPDGRLIVSSSDDKTVKLWDKTSRECIHSFCEHGGFVNHVDFHPSGNCIAAGSTDSTVKLWDVRMNKLLQHYQVHSSVVNSLSFHPSGNYLVTASSDSTLKILDLLEGRLLYTLHGHQGPATCVAFSRDGDLFASGGSDEQVMVWKTNFDADYGEVVKPQKYCSSVDGTHGTGSEMDGGIHHKKTKTQDSVRTHEQQEEENSLANTLEHIMGQLDVLTQTVSILEQRLTLTEDKLKECLETQQKIIQNRTN
- the POC1A gene encoding POC1 centriolar protein homolog A isoform X1, with product MKCLEEMTMRNTKKEDPSLERHFKGHRDAVTSVDFSRAKKQLASGSMDSCLMIWSMKPQMRAYRFLGHKDAVLCVQFSPSGHLVASGSRDKTVRLWIPSVKGESTVFKAHTGTVRSVHFSSDGQSLVTASDDKTIKVWTVHRQKFLFSLSQHINWVRCARFSPDGRLIVSSSDDKTVKLWDKTSRECIHSFCEHGGFVNHVDFHPSGNCIAAGSTDSTVKLWDVRMNKLLQHYQVHSSVVNSLSFHPSGNYLVTASSDSTLKILDLLEGRLLYTLHGHQGPATCVAFSRDGDLFASGGSDEQVMVWKTNFDADYGEVVKPQKYCSSVDGTHGTGQSEMDGGIHHKKTKTQDSVRTHEQQEEENSLANTLEHIMGQLDVLTQTVSILEQRLTLTEDKLKECLETQQKIIQNRTN
- the POC1A gene encoding POC1 centriolar protein homolog A isoform X5 — its product is MQEDPSLERHFKGHRDAVTSVDFSRAKKQLASGSMDSCLMIWSMKPQMRAYRFLGHKDAVLCVQFSPSGHLVASGSRDKTVRLWIPSVKGESTVFKAHTGTVRSVHFSSDGQSLVTASDDKTIKVWTVHRQKFLFSLSQHINWVRCARFSPDGRLIVSSSDDKTVKLWDKTSRECIHSFCEHGGFVNHVDFHPSGNCIAAGSTDSTVKLWDVRMNKLLQHYQVHSSVVNSLSFHPSGNYLVTASSDSTLKILDLLEGRLLYTLHGHQGPATCVAFSRDGDLFASGGSDEQVMVWKTNFDADYGEVVKPQKYCSSVDGTHGTGQSEMDGGIHHKKTKTQDSVRTHEQQEEENSLANTLEHIMGQLDVLTQTVSILEQRLTLTEDKLKECLETQQKIIQNRTN
- the POC1A gene encoding POC1 centriolar protein homolog A isoform X4, with product MAALCEEDPSLERHFKGHRDAVTSVDFSRAKKQLASGSMDSCLMIWSMKPQMRAYRFLGHKDAVLCVQFSPSGHLVASGSRDKTVRLWIPSVKGESTVFKAHTGTVRSVHFSSDGQSLVTASDDKTIKVWTVHRQKFLFSLSQHINWVRCARFSPDGRLIVSSSDDKTVKLWDKTSRECIHSFCEHGGFVNHVDFHPSGNCIAAGSTDSTVKLWDVRMNKLLQHYQVHSSVVNSLSFHPSGNYLVTASSDSTLKILDLLEGRLLYTLHGHQGPATCVAFSRDGDLFASGGSDEQVMVWKTNFDADYGEVVKPQKYCSSVDGTHGTGSEMDGGIHHKKTKTQDSVRTHEQQEEENSLANTLEHIMGQLDVLTQTVSILEQRLTLTEDKLKECLETQQKIIQNRTN